AGGACGCGGCGCGCAATCCGGTCGAGTTCAGCCTCGACCAGCCGTGCGAATCCGGCCGCGTCGTGGTGGTGGCCGTGGTGGTCGATCTTGCCGGTCTCCAGCCAGCCGCGCGCACCGGGCGGGGGGCCGAGATCCAAGGTGCCGTCGCCGACGATCTCATAGCCGCGCTCTCTTATGGCTTCCCGCAAGGTGGCGGCAACCGCGGGACGGCTCGATCCGCGCATGACAGGCTGGAAATCCGCGCCGAGACGGTCTCCGGCGATTCGGTCCGCGACAGGAGTGACCGCGGGCTTGGCAGTGGCGGTGACGGTCGGGATCGCGGCCCAGCGGGACCGTACGTTGGCGGTCAAGCCGCAGTCCCGGAGACGCTCGGCGAGGCAGCAGCCGAGCTCGTAGCGGAGACCATCGACGAACAGCAGGCACTCGTTTTCGGCGGCGGCGATGGGATGGCGGGTCTCCGCGTCCGCAGCGGAAAGCCCCGCCTCGACTGCTCCGGTACGGACGGACGGGAGCGGGTGATCGCAGACCGCCGCCTGGAAAGCCCGGGCCGATTCGTCCATCCGCGGCTCCGCCAAGTGGCGAACCGTGTCGGCGATCAACTGCTCGTGCGTGGGGCTGGCGAACGCAAGAGCCTCGCGCGCGCTCCGGTCGGCCTGCCAACCCCGCTCGGAGTAGACCCGCACGATGTCGTCCGGTGTCGCGCCCCCCACCGATTTCCCGGCGGCCTCGGCAAGGAGGGCCAGCGGCCGAAGCGCTTTGGCGAGGGGGGAGTCTCCCAACTTCGCCCATATCCACGCGCGGCGGGGCCCGTGCTCCGCCTCAAGCCGCTCGATCTCCGCGCAGGCGGCGGGTTGCGGGAACTGCGGCAACCCGACGAGCGCCGCGCGCAGGGCCATCTCGTCCTCGTCGTTCAGATCCGGCCAGCGCTCCCGGCCTTCAAGTACGAGTTCGCCCTCCGGTCGGCTTCTCCGGAGCACGTCCGCAACGCCCGGGAAGGACTCTGGAGTCTCGCCGAAGCGCGACCACACATACCTCCACCTCCCTTTGCCCTCGGCAAGCTTCGCACCTGCTTCCACGTCGGACCCGGCCTCGGGGTCGAACCGGAGCGCGCGGAGTGCCTGGTCCCGGAAGGCATCCCACCTATCGCCCATCGTCTGGCGGGTCACTTCCGGATTGCCCAGCCAGCGAAGGATGTCGCGCTCGATCTCCACGCCGGCAATCCGGTTGAAGGCGTTGGCGTCGAGGCGGCGGCCCCGCAACTCTTCGAGCGGTGTCTGCGCGACCTCCCCGATGGCGCGCAGCAGCGCCTCGCGCGTCTCCGAGTCGCCCGCGATGTCGAGACCGGGTCCTGCGGGTACGCCGTCGGCACGAAGCGTGAGAAACGCGCGCGCGCTCCAGTCGCGTCCGTTGGAATGGTGCCAGGCCACGCCCCGGTACAGGAGTTCGACGAGGGGTCGGAGAACTTCGGGACAGTCCTCGCCCGCGCGAAGCTGTCCCCGTTCGATCCCCGGCAGGTAGACGACCGGAGGCCGTTCGCCCGGAACATCCGGGAGTTGGATCCTTCCGTCGATCACGCAGCGCAACCAGATGGCGGGACCGGTGCGGTCATCCGGGCGGTAGTCGCCGAGCACGAGCAGTTCCGGGATGCGCGAACGCACGGCAGGAAGGAGTCGGTGCCAGTCCTGGTTGGCGTCCGGCCACAGGATCGCCGCTGGACGCTCCATGGCCCCGGACACGTCGGCCTTGGCGCGGATGGCCCTGGCGAGGAGATCGAGCGCGGTCATGGCCTGTAGGTTAGTGCCTCGCCGAACGGAGAGCGAACGGTTGCCGGGGCCGACATCCAACCGCGACGTTCGGCGCGCATATCGGGTGGCGGCGGCGCGCATAAGCCATGAAATGACCGACGGCGCATGGCTTTACGTGGCGCGCGCATCGGACGAGAACCCTGCGCAAATCGCGCATTGCTCTCCGGTAAAACGCGCGCGGAAATGCGCGTTTCGCATTTCGATCGCATTTCTTGGTTCAGCTCCGCCGAAAATGCGCGAACAATGCGAATTGTAGCTGCCGTCCGTCCACAGGGATGGCGGTGGCGAGGAAGGTCGAGCAACGGCGATGCCCGTAGCTCCGCATCCGCGCGCATGCCGGACGGCGGCTGCGCGCATAATCCTGAGAAGTGCTCACGGCACATGACTTTAGGCGCCGCGCACATCGGACGTGAAGGCTGCGCAAATCGTCACTCGGGGGGGATGGCGAGCACGTAGCGGGTGCCGCGTCCCGCGCCCCTGCCGGCCAGTACCTTGAGGGCCACGAGCCGACGCAGCTCGCGCAGTGCACCGTGGCGGTCGATCCCGAATAGTGCCCGGTAGTCGGCGTTCCTAAGCGCCGCTGCGCGGTCGAAGTAGGCACGCAACTCCGGAATGCGGGCCTCCAGAAATCGGGCGTCCGCTTCGAGAGCGGACACGATCGAATAGGTCGGTGCCGCACCCTCCGCGTCGAGCTGCCGTTCGGCGATGCCCTTGGCGCAGAGATCCCGGACGCCACGCCTGGACTCATCTTCACCCGTCCCGTTCACCCGCTGGTAGTCCTGCTCGGTGAAGCCGGTCGGGCGTGCCAGCAGCAACCTGCGTTGACCATCCGAGACCAGAAGGGTGCTCAGAAGGTGGCTCCAACCCGGCCTCATCTCCCCGGACACGGGCTCGTTGAAGAGCGTCATCCGGAACAGCCCGCTCGCCGAGTCGAGCTCGGGTTCCCGCAGCAGGCTGGCGGCCATCTCCCGGAACACCCGCGCGACGCCCTCCCCCTCGTCGCGCATGATCTCGGCGTCCGCGAGCACCCGAACGAGCATGGGGTTCCGGGTGACGTGGGCGGCGGCGCCTTCCCGCAAAGCCTCGACGGTCACGGGCGGCAAGAGTTCGCCGGGGCTGGAAACCTCCAAACGGTCGTCGAAGAACCAGACCTCCGTTTCGCGTCCCCGGACCTCGTAGTCGCGGTGCGCGACCGCGTTGACGAGCGCCTCCTGCCAAGCGAATTCGGGATACTCCGGGATGTCTTCAAAAAACAGGCCACGCAGACGTTCAGACCTCCGAATCTGGCTTCGCACCAACTCCTTGGCTTCCACAATGGCGCTGGCCAGCGGAGGATCGCCGCGCCCGATCTGGGTCACGTTTCTCTGCCGACCGTATTCGATCCGGGTTCCGGAAACCCGAAACACGCGCAGGCCCGCGCGCGGATGCCAGCGCAACGCGGGGCGGCGGGCGAAGAGGAGGAGGGCGGCGTTGGTGACCCGCCAGTCGAGTCCGTCCGCCTCGATCAGGCCGTAGTAGCGGAGCGCCTCCCGGACCGGACGACCACCGACCGGGGTCTCCCGCAGAAAGGACTCGGCGAGGTCCAGGTTCAGGTCGCCGAGGGTGGCTCCCGGGCAGAATCGCTGTTCGTAACCTATATGCCGGTACGCCTGCTTCCGTTCGTTGATTGCCTCCTGCGGCTCACGGACGATCAAGCTTCCCACGCGGTAGGGGAACCCGTTGCCGCCGATCATCACGGCCTCTGGCGCAATCGGCACTTGGAACGCGAGGATCTCGTGGCCGTCGAGGTTGAAGCGCGCTGTCCGGCAATCCGGGGTGGGCGTCAACCGGCGGCGCGGCACCTCGAAGAAGGCCGACACGTCCTGTTCCGAATAGCCGTGGCCACTCACAGCACCGTCGTCGTCCACTCCAACCAGCAGCAGGCCTCCGTCGGCGTTGGCGAAGGCCGCGACGACATCGGCGATCTTGTCCCGCAGGGCTCGGCGCCAGAGAGGCTTGGCAGGCTTGGAGCCAAGATCCCACGCCGACTTGAACTCCACGAATTGACCCTCGCCACGCGAAAGGATCGTCCGCAACTCCGAGTCGGAAAGGAACGGGGCTGTCACGAACCCGCCAACCGCCGTGTGAGTACCATTACGTTGACATCGTGTCGAAAGGCTACCCACAGGCGGGACATGTGTCCTCCCCGAGTTGATCCATGTCAGGTACCTCCCCTCCGCGCCCGCGCCGCCTCCTTGACCCCTCGCGAATAGTGCAGGTCGTTCCAGCGATTTCCGTCGAACTCCGCGTCGGCGGCGGCCTCGAAGTCAGTTCGTACCTCGACGACGCCCTTCCCGGGGTACCCCCAGAACCACGGGAAGTCTTCGCGGGGCCTCGGCTCTTCCGGCTCCTTTCCCCGGTCCTTCCTCCACTTCACGTTGGGTTTCCGGACGAGGATGCCCGCACCGGCGCGGCCGCCCTTGCGCAGCTCGGCGCGCATGAACGGACGGATGTTCAGGCGCACTCCGTCGTCAAGGTCCGGCTCCCAGCCGATCGCCTGGGCGCGGAGCGGCTTCCAACGCACGAAGAGGTCGCACGGAGGATCACCCGTGAGGATCCGCTCCAACTGCTGCCGGAGATCCATCGCGTGCGCGAGGCGGTCGTCGGCTCCGGCCACGCCGTCGCTCCGTTCGGCCCGCTGAAGCCCGATCCAGTCGTTCAGGTAGGCGTAGGTGAGCGACTCCAGCGTCCGTCTGCCCTCGCCGCCGGGACCCGCGAGCCGGTGGTAGTTGACGAGCGCGTGGAAGCCGTCCTTGCGCCCGTCCCAGATGTGCCAGACGAATGGACGGTGCTGGAAGAGCTTGCAATGTTCGATGAAGAAGTTGTCACGGAGCCAGACTTCGAGCGAGCGGGGCGTCCTGCCGTCCGGGTTGGTGGCTGCGAGTAGCCGGCGCTCGGTGGCTGCGGACCACTCGTCGCCGTAGGCGTGCATGAGAAGCGCGCGCAGGCGGTCGGCGGCGCTGACCTCGCCGCGCGCCGGGGAAAGGCAGACGATGCCGTCTTCGTCGGCAAGATCG
This Candidatus Palauibacter australiensis DNA region includes the following protein-coding sequences:
- the pglZ gene encoding BREX-1 system phosphatase PglZ type B; amino-acid sequence: MTALDLLARAIRAKADVSGAMERPAAILWPDANQDWHRLLPAVRSRIPELLVLGDYRPDDRTGPAIWLRCVIDGRIQLPDVPGERPPVVYLPGIERGQLRAGEDCPEVLRPLVELLYRGVAWHHSNGRDWSARAFLTLRADGVPAGPGLDIAGDSETREALLRAIGEVAQTPLEELRGRRLDANAFNRIAGVEIERDILRWLGNPEVTRQTMGDRWDAFRDQALRALRFDPEAGSDVEAGAKLAEGKGRWRYVWSRFGETPESFPGVADVLRRSRPEGELVLEGRERWPDLNDEDEMALRAALVGLPQFPQPAACAEIERLEAEHGPRRAWIWAKLGDSPLAKALRPLALLAEAAGKSVGGATPDDIVRVYSERGWQADRSAREALAFASPTHEQLIADTVRHLAEPRMDESARAFQAAVCDHPLPSVRTGAVEAGLSAADAETRHPIAAAENECLLFVDGLRYELGCCLAERLRDCGLTANVRSRWAAIPTVTATAKPAVTPVADRIAGDRLGADFQPVMRGSSRPAVAATLREAIRERGYEIVGDGTLDLGPPPGARGWLETGKIDHHGHHHDAAGFARLVEAELDRIARRVLELIEAGWASVRIVTDHGWLLLPGGLPMVTLPGHLTASKWARAAVLAEDARPDAPLHPWHWNPDERFASPHGIACFSKRPEYAHGGLSVQECLIPDIRVRAAATDGRLGRAGLARTVIRSVSWLRMRCNILVEAPPEGAAADLRLGTPSGESVASSPKPIDADGCASLILRDDAHEDAALVLVVTASDGHVLAHRNTRTGDPPA
- a CDS encoding putative DNA binding domain-containing protein, coding for MTAPFLSDSELRTILSRGEGQFVEFKSAWDLGSKPAKPLWRRALRDKIADVVAAFANADGGLLLVGVDDDGAVSGHGYSEQDVSAFFEVPRRRLTPTPDCRTARFNLDGHEILAFQVPIAPEAVMIGGNGFPYRVGSLIVREPQEAINERKQAYRHIGYEQRFCPGATLGDLNLDLAESFLRETPVGGRPVREALRYYGLIEADGLDWRVTNAALLLFARRPALRWHPRAGLRVFRVSGTRIEYGRQRNVTQIGRGDPPLASAIVEAKELVRSQIRRSERLRGLFFEDIPEYPEFAWQEALVNAVAHRDYEVRGRETEVWFFDDRLEVSSPGELLPPVTVEALREGAAAHVTRNPMLVRVLADAEIMRDEGEGVARVFREMAASLLREPELDSASGLFRMTLFNEPVSGEMRPGWSHLLSTLLVSDGQRRLLLARPTGFTEQDYQRVNGTGEDESRRGVRDLCAKGIAERQLDAEGAAPTYSIVSALEADARFLEARIPELRAYFDRAAALRNADYRALFGIDRHGALRELRRLVALKVLAGRGAGRGTRYVLAIPPE